Genomic segment of Kibdelosporangium phytohabitans:
CACCTGGCGAAGGCCGTCGCGCCTGACGGGACCGTGCTGGGCGTGGTCGCGCTGGAGGATCTCGTCGAGGAGTACGTCGGCACCGTCCGGGACAGTACGCACATCGGCGAATAATGACCGTTGTGAAGGTGTTGGCTGAGCAGGAGTGGCGGGCCCGGCAGGACGCCCACGTGACGCGCATGCGCAAGTGGGTCGAGCCGCACCAGGACCGCAAGGCGCGGGGAGCCAAGCACCCCGTGCTGGACTTCCTGTTCAGCTACTACTCCTACCGGCCGACCAGGTTGCTGCGGTGGCATCCCGGCCCGGACGTGGCACTGGCTGGGGACGCCGCCGAACACCTGTCGTGGACGGGCTACGTGACCACGCCATCGGGCGTCACGCTGTCACGTGACGCCCTCACCGAGCAGCGCCGCACGTCGGTGGGTTTCATCCGTGACCTGCTCACGGCCACGCAGTCCCGGCCACCTCGCCTCGGTTGCTTCGGCCTGCACGAGTGGGCGATGGTCTACCGATCCGCCGACGTCCGCCACGAGTCCTGGCCGCTTCGGCTGGGCGCGGCGGGGACGGACGCGGTGGTGGAATCGCTGCCGATCAAGTGCGGGCACTTCGACGCGTTCCGGTTCTTCACCCCGCAGGCCCGTCCGCTGAACACGCTGCAGCCGACCCGTCCCCTGCAGATCGCCATGGAGCAACCCGGCTGCCTGCACGCGAACATGGACATGTTCAAGTGGTCGTACAAGCTGGCGCCGTTCACGCCGAGCGAGCTGGTGGCGGACTGCTTCGAGCTGGCGTCGGACGTGCGTGAGCTCGACATGCGCGCCAGCCCGTACGACCTGCACGAGCTCGGCTACTCCCCCGTGCCGATCGAGACGCCCGCCGGTCGCGCCACGTACGCGCGCATGCAGGCGGAGTTCGCCGAACGGGCCGCGCCGTTGCGTGCCAGTCTGATCGACTTGTGCTCTCAGCTGCTGGAATGGTGAGTTTCGCGCGTGAACTGGTCACGCCGTCCTTGCCAGGCGGGCCGGGCACAATCACCGCTGACTCCTGTGGTGTGATCGCCACCACACCACCGCCCCGGGAAGCGCGTCGATCTACATAACGATTAGGTCAATATCAGTCACGTAACGCGCACCCAGAGTGACAAAACTTGACCCTTAGCCTTCGCCTGTTAGCGTTAAATTCGCTTGACTAAGGCCTGCCGACTACGGACAGACACGAAGGCGGAGTGTGATGGGTCGACACCGCGCGCTGGACAACGTCCGGCGCGGCGTCGCCAAGTGGCCACTCGCTGTACTCGGTGTCGTCGTCCTGCTGGCGCTCGCGTGGCTCGGCTGGACGTGGATCGAGCGCGAGCTCGAAGAGCGCGCCGCCGCCCAGTCCAAGTCGTGCCCGGAAGGCGACTCCGTGCTCAGGATCGCCGTCACGCCCAGCGCCGCCGGAGCCGTCGACGAGGCCGCCAAACGCTGGAACACCCAGAAGACCGTCGTCAACGACCACTGCGTGCGGGTCGAGGTGTCGGCGCGCGAGCCGAGCCAGGTGTTCACCGGCCTGTCGGGCGAGTGGAACGACCAGGCCATGGGCGGTAAGCCGCACGCGTGGCTGCCGGAATCCACCTACTGGGTCAACCGGTTGTCCGCCGCGAACAGCGTCCTGGTCGGCTCGGCGCCGGAATCCGTCGCGACGAGCCCGGTTGTGCTCGCCGTGCCCTATGAAGCCGTGAAGCCGTTGGAGGCACACGACTCGTTCACGTTCGGCGACCTGGCCGCGCTGACCACCGCACCGGACGGGTGGGCCCGGTACGGCAAGCCGGAGTGGGGCAAGTTCACCATCGCCATGCCCGATCCCACGTCGAACACCGCGAGCGTGCTCGCTTTGCAGTGCGCCATCGCCGGGGTGAGCCCGCAGCGGGCCGGACCGGTGACCGTCGACACCCTGACATTGCCCGCGGTGCAGCAGAACCTCGCGCAACTGGCCGCCGCCCGGCCGTCGAACGTCCCGGTCACGACCATCGACACGCTGATCGAACTGGGCAGGGCCGGCAAGGTGCTCGGTGCGCCGTTCAGCGCGGTCCCGGTCACCGAGGTCGACCTCTACCGGCGCAACCTCGGCCTTGACGGCAAACCGCCGGTCGGCAAACCGCTCTACGAGGTCGCCGCCCGCGGCCCGAGCCCCGCCGCGGACTTCCCGTTCGTGGCACTGTCCGGCGACCACGCCCAGGTGCGCGCGGCGCTGAAGTTCAGCGACTTCCTCCGGGAAACCCCGCAGCAGCAGCTGTTCAACCGCGCCGGCCTGCGCGCGGCAGGCGGTGCGGGCTACCCGCACGACGCGCCCGGCATCCGTTGGGACAGCGCCACGACGAGCCTCGTCCCGGCGGACGCGACGACGACGCAACAGATCTCGGCGACGTGGGCCAACGCGGCCGACGGCGGCCAGGTGATCACGGTGCTGGTGGACGTCTCCCGCTCGATGCTCGCCGACGGCGGCGACGGCAGATCCCGTGTCGACTGGGTCAAACAGGCCCTGCACGGCATGACCGACCGGATGGCCAGCGGCTCGCTGGGCATCTGGGAGTTCTCCCGCAGGCTCGACGCCGACCGGCCGTACAAGCAACTCGTGCCCACGAGCCCGGTCGCGGCCAACCGGCCGGCGCTGCACAGCGGGATCGACGCCCTCACCCCGGCCACCGGCACGCACCTGTACACGAGCCTCGACGCGGTCCACCGCGCGGCGCTGAACTCGTACGCGGAAGGCAAACGCAACCGGATCGTCGTCATCAGCGACGGCCCCAACGACGGCGGAACGACCTACTCGCAACTCCGGGAACGCCTGCGGGACAAGAACATCGCCCGGGGCAAGCTGCCGATCAGCTTCCTGTCCATCGGATCGGAGCCCAACCGGGGCGAACTGGCCGAGCTGGCGCGCTCGACCGGCGGCACGCTCTCCGTGCTCACCGACGCCCGCGGCGTCGACGGCGCACTGGGCCAGCTGCTGTCCACCGAGGGCTGATCACCCGCCGAGTTTCAGGTACGCCGACGCCTTGGCAACCACGCCCCGCGCGCCCGACTCGCCGCGCATCCGGCGTTTCACCCACGGCACCAGGAACTGCCGCGCCCAGCGGTACTGGTCGGCGAGGCTCGGTTCGGCGGGGTAGTCCGGCGCGATCTCGGCCACCGACAGCTTGCGCGGCGGGCGGCCGTCCAGCAGCTCCATGCACGCCTCGGCCGCCGCGCGGTGCCCGTCCGGGCCGGGGTGCAGGCGGTCCTCGCTCCACCCACCGATCCCCGGCGGCATCATCACGGCCAGGTCCAGGCACAACGCGCCGTGCTTCGCCGCGATCCGGCGGACGAACGCGTTCGACAGGGTGAGGCGTTTGATCAGCGTGCGGCGCAGCGGGGTCGGCAGGGGCACGCCCTGCGCCGGCGTCGGCAACGTGGCTGTGATCACCTTCGCGCCGGTCGCGGCGAGGGTGCCGATCAGCTTGTCCTGGTCGTCGGCGAACGCGCGGAAATCGAGTCTCGGCCTGATCAGGTCGTTCATCCCGGCCACCGCCGTGACGAGTTCCGGTTCGAGCGCCACGGCGGGCTCCACCTGGGACTCCACCACCTGGCGCGTGGTCAGGCCGCCGACGGCCAGGTTGGCGTAGCTCACCGGCCCGCGGCGAGCGACCAGCAGTTCGGCCAGGCGATCCGCCCAGCCGCGCAGCTTGCCGTCCTGGCCTGGATCACCGACGCCCTCGGTGAAGCTGTCCCCGACGGCGACAAACCGGTACTCGCTCACCCACCAAGATTAACTCCCGATTTGACCTTCCCACTGTGGCAAGGATGAGGATGCGTGTGTGACCGAACACCTGCTGCCGATCGGCGAGTTCGCCAGGATGTGCCGGCTGAGCACCAAACAGCTGCGGCACTACGACCAACTGGGGCTGCTGGTGCCCGCCGAGGTCGACGCGGCCACCGGCTACCGCTACTACTCCCCCGCACAGGCGCGCCGGGCGCTGGCGATCGCGTTGCTGCGCAAACTGGACGTGCCGCTGCCGGAGATCTCGGCGGCGTTGCGCGACGAGCAGGTGCTCGGCACGCACCTCGCCAGGGTCGAAGCCGAGATCGAACACCGCAGGCGCACCGCGCGGGCGTTGTCCCGGCTGTTGCAGGACGGCCTGCTGCGTCAGGAGGTCACGCTCGCCGTGGAACCCGAGCGGCGGCTGGTCGTCGCCCGAACCACTTGCGCGCCAGAGGAAATCGGGACGGCGATCGGCCACTGTATCCAGTCCGTCGCGCACGTTCCCGGGCCGCTGTGGGGATTGTTCCCGCTCGACCTGGACGCCACGCGGCTCACGGTCGCGGCCGGTGCCGAGACCGACGCGCCCGGCACCGACGTGGAGACCTTGCCTGCCGGGCTGGTCGCGATGACCACGCACGTCGGGCCGTACGAGGACCTCACGCTGGCGTACCAGGGCCTGTTCGCGTGGATCTACGAACGCGGGCACCGGCCCTCCGGGCTCGGTCGCGAGTCGTACCTCGCCGGGCCTGCCACTTCGGCACCGGAACAGCTCGTCACCCGAATCGTCATCCCATTGGAGCAGTCCCGTGAATGAGTACAAGCACCTGTTCACCGGCACGACCGAACCCGCGCTGATCGACATGCCTTCGTTGCCATATCTCATGGTTGACGGCAAGGGCGCGCCGGATTCACCCGAATACAGCAACGCGGTGTCCGGGCTCTACGCGGTCGCGTACGCCGTGCGGGCGGCGCTGAAACCCGTCATGACGTACTCCGTGCTGCCCCTGCAAGGTCAATGGTGGTCACCCGATCCGGCAGTCTTCACCACCGGGGACCGCTCGGCCTGGTGCTGGACCATGATGATCCTGCAGCCCGCCGAGGTGACCGCCGGCCTCGTCGCCGAAGCGACCGAGAAGGCCGCGCGGCGCAAGCGAGTCGACGGTGTGCGGTTCGAGCGGCTCACGGAGGGAACGTGCGCGCAGATCCTGCACAAAGGCCCGTACAGCGAGGAACCGGCGACGATCGCCAGGCTGATGGACTTCGTGCGGCGGGAAGGCAGGCAGCTCACCGGCAAACACCATGAGATCTACCTGACCAGGCCGCGCACGGACGCTCCGGAGAAGATGCGGACCTTGATCCGCTATCCGGTCTGAACCACTGCGCGAGAGCTTGGAAGCCGTCCCGGTGACCAGCACGGGGGCTGTCGGCTGGTCACCGGAACGGCACGCCTACCGGACGCCGCGTCGGGAGGGGTGCGGCATCAGCTTCTTGGACACAGGCGTCCAGCCGCGATACGCCGTCCGGTCGGCGGGCTTCACTTGTGGTTGTTGTTCGTCGTGCCCCGGTCCCACAGCAAGGTGGCCACGTCGAGTTCAGGCACTTCCCCGGCTGCCTGAACAGCGAACGTGAACATCTGTGCCGCGTCCGGTCCGTTGGTCCACACCACCCGGTACCGGCGGATCTGCCGGTCGTAGTACACCCGGACGTAGGTGCCGGACTTCGTGGTCAACAGGCTGGCTAGGCGCCGAGCGCTGCGGGCGCGCTTGCTCATGACAAGTCCCCTGCCGGGCGACTTGGCGGGACTCGTGGTCCCCGTTGTCACCGTTGTCGACGTGTTCTGCACGGTTTCAGCCCCTTCTGTGCTACATCTGAAACACGAGGACACCAGCGACGGGGTATGTCATGGAAGACTGAGAGCTACTCACGGCGCGCTCACGCGTACTCACGGTCAGCCGGTGCGGGAGGCAACATGGCGACCCAGGACGAGGACTCGCCCGCACACCAAGACGTCTTCGTCGGCGAACTGCGCCGATGGCGCGAGGTGCGCGGGATGTCCCGTACCGCTGTTGCTGTGGCCATGGGCTACAGCCGTTCGTACGTATCGAAAGTCGAGAGCGGTCACGAACGTCCGTCGCGCGAGTTCGCCAAGGCGGCCGACGACGCGCTCAACGCCGGTGGCGCGTTGCGCCGCGCGTGGCGTGAGTACGAGGCGCTTCGCCCGGTCGTGGTGCGGTCCACTCCCGTCGAGCGGACCCCGGAACCGTCGGCACGCAGCCTTTTCGTAGAACATGACGACGCCGAACTCCGTTACGACGGACGGACTTACCGCGCG
This window contains:
- a CDS encoding MerR family transcriptional regulator, whose translation is MTEHLLPIGEFARMCRLSTKQLRHYDQLGLLVPAEVDAATGYRYYSPAQARRALAIALLRKLDVPLPEISAALRDEQVLGTHLARVEAEIEHRRRTARALSRLLQDGLLRQEVTLAVEPERRLVVARTTCAPEEIGTAIGHCIQSVAHVPGPLWGLFPLDLDATRLTVAAGAETDAPGTDVETLPAGLVAMTTHVGPYEDLTLAYQGLFAWIYERGHRPSGLGRESYLAGPATSAPEQLVTRIVIPLEQSRE
- a CDS encoding SGNH/GDSL hydrolase family protein, with product MSEYRFVAVGDSFTEGVGDPGQDGKLRGWADRLAELLVARRGPVSYANLAVGGLTTRQVVESQVEPAVALEPELVTAVAGMNDLIRPRLDFRAFADDQDKLIGTLAATGAKVITATLPTPAQGVPLPTPLRRTLIKRLTLSNAFVRRIAAKHGALCLDLAVMMPPGIGGWSEDRLHPGPDGHRAAAEACMELLDGRPPRKLSVAEIAPDYPAEPSLADQYRWARQFLVPWVKRRMRGESGARGVVAKASAYLKLGG
- a CDS encoding substrate-binding domain-containing protein produces the protein MGRHRALDNVRRGVAKWPLAVLGVVVLLALAWLGWTWIERELEERAAAQSKSCPEGDSVLRIAVTPSAAGAVDEAAKRWNTQKTVVNDHCVRVEVSAREPSQVFTGLSGEWNDQAMGGKPHAWLPESTYWVNRLSAANSVLVGSAPESVATSPVVLAVPYEAVKPLEAHDSFTFGDLAALTTAPDGWARYGKPEWGKFTIAMPDPTSNTASVLALQCAIAGVSPQRAGPVTVDTLTLPAVQQNLAQLAAARPSNVPVTTIDTLIELGRAGKVLGAPFSAVPVTEVDLYRRNLGLDGKPPVGKPLYEVAARGPSPAADFPFVALSGDHAQVRAALKFSDFLRETPQQQLFNRAGLRAAGGAGYPHDAPGIRWDSATTSLVPADATTTQQISATWANAADGGQVITVLVDVSRSMLADGGDGRSRVDWVKQALHGMTDRMASGSLGIWEFSRRLDADRPYKQLVPTSPVAANRPALHSGIDALTPATGTHLYTSLDAVHRAALNSYAEGKRNRIVVISDGPNDGGTTYSQLRERLRDKNIARGKLPISFLSIGSEPNRGELAELARSTGGTLSVLTDARGVDGALGQLLSTEG
- a CDS encoding GyrI-like domain-containing protein, with the translated sequence MNEYKHLFTGTTEPALIDMPSLPYLMVDGKGAPDSPEYSNAVSGLYAVAYAVRAALKPVMTYSVLPLQGQWWSPDPAVFTTGDRSAWCWTMMILQPAEVTAGLVAEATEKAARRKRVDGVRFERLTEGTCAQILHKGPYSEEPATIARLMDFVRREGRQLTGKHHEIYLTRPRTDAPEKMRTLIRYPV